Proteins encoded together in one Stutzerimonas stutzeri window:
- a CDS encoding glycosyltransferase family 4 protein, giving the protein MQLAFILYKYFPFGGLQRDFMRIALECQRRGHSIRVYAMIWEGDVPDGFEVLIAPVKALFNHTRNERFTAWVEADLARRPVERVIGFNKMPGLDVYYAADPCFEDKAQTLRNPIYRRWGRYKHFAEYERAVFAPEAKTEILMISEVQQPLFVKHYGTPAERFHLLPPGIAQDRRAPANAAQIRAEFREEFEVRADELLLVQIGSGFKTKGVDRSLKALAALPRELARRTRLLVIGQDDPKPFKLQAKALGVSSMVEFLRGRSDIPRFLLGADLLIHPAYNENTGTVLLEALVAGLPVLVSDVCGYAHYIADADCGRVVPSPFEQQVLDQMLAQMLADDAQRSAWSRNALAFAETADLYSMPQKAADVILGESA; this is encoded by the coding sequence ATGCAACTGGCCTTCATTCTCTACAAGTACTTTCCGTTCGGCGGTCTGCAGCGCGACTTCATGCGTATCGCCCTGGAATGCCAGCGTCGTGGGCACAGCATTCGCGTCTACGCGATGATCTGGGAAGGCGACGTGCCGGACGGCTTCGAGGTGCTGATCGCACCGGTCAAGGCGTTGTTCAACCACACCCGCAACGAACGCTTCACCGCCTGGGTCGAGGCCGACCTGGCCAGGCGCCCGGTGGAGCGGGTGATCGGCTTCAACAAGATGCCGGGGCTGGACGTTTACTACGCCGCCGATCCCTGCTTCGAGGACAAGGCGCAGACCCTGCGCAACCCGATCTACCGGCGCTGGGGCCGCTACAAGCACTTCGCCGAGTACGAGCGCGCGGTGTTCGCGCCCGAGGCGAAGACCGAAATCCTGATGATCTCCGAGGTGCAGCAGCCGCTGTTCGTCAAGCACTACGGCACGCCCGCCGAGCGCTTCCACCTGTTGCCGCCGGGGATCGCCCAAGATCGCCGCGCGCCGGCCAATGCCGCGCAGATCCGCGCCGAGTTCCGCGAGGAGTTCGAGGTGCGCGCCGACGAGCTGCTGCTGGTGCAGATCGGCTCCGGCTTCAAGACCAAGGGCGTTGATCGCAGCCTCAAGGCGCTCGCCGCACTGCCGCGCGAGCTCGCCAGGCGGACCCGCCTGCTGGTCATCGGCCAGGATGATCCCAAGCCGTTCAAGCTGCAGGCCAAGGCGCTCGGCGTCTCCAGCATGGTCGAGTTCCTCAGGGGGCGCAGCGACATCCCGCGCTTCCTGCTCGGCGCCGACCTGCTGATCCATCCGGCCTATAACGAAAATACCGGCACCGTGTTGCTCGAGGCGCTGGTCGCCGGGCTGCCGGTGCTGGTCAGCGATGTGTGCGGCTATGCCCACTACATTGCCGACGCCGATTGCGGTCGCGTGGTACCCAGCCCCTTCGAGCAGCAGGTGCTCGACCAGATGCTGGCGCAGATGCTCGCCGATGACGCGCAGCGCTCGGCCTGGAGTCGCAACGCGCTGGCCTTTGCCGAGACGGCCGATCTCTACTCGATGCCGCAGAAGGCCGCCGACGTGATTCTCGGGGAAAGCGCATGA
- the waaC gene encoding lipopolysaccharide heptosyltransferase I, with protein sequence MKVLLVKTSSLGDVVHTLPALTDAQRALPGIQFDWVVEEGFAEIPAWHPAVAQVIPVAIRRWRKHPLQTLRNGEWQRFKARLREGRYDLMIDAQGLLKSAWLTRYVKAPVAGLDRDSAREPIAARFYDRCYAVPRDQHALERVRQLFAQALAYPLPQDVADYGLDREQMAAPSDQPYLLFLHGTTWPSKHWPEAYWRELAERMSDFGWAIRLPWGNAEEKARAERIVSGIANAAVLPKLNLAGVARVIAGARACVAVDTGLGHLAAALDVPSISLYGPTLPGRVGAYGRSQVHLCASGPNAGRGDRHKPCFDDLRPERVVTELKALLRAPESV encoded by the coding sequence TTGAAGGTCCTGCTGGTCAAGACCTCGTCGCTGGGCGATGTCGTGCATACCCTGCCGGCCCTGACCGATGCGCAGCGGGCGCTGCCCGGCATCCAGTTCGACTGGGTGGTGGAGGAGGGCTTCGCCGAGATTCCGGCCTGGCATCCGGCGGTGGCACAGGTGATCCCGGTAGCGATTCGTCGCTGGCGCAAGCACCCGCTGCAGACCCTGCGCAACGGTGAATGGCAGCGCTTCAAGGCACGCCTGCGGGAAGGCCGTTACGACCTGATGATCGACGCCCAGGGCTTGCTGAAGAGCGCCTGGCTGACCCGCTACGTCAAGGCCCCGGTCGCCGGGCTCGACCGCGATTCGGCCCGTGAGCCCATCGCCGCACGCTTCTATGACCGATGCTACGCAGTGCCGCGTGACCAGCATGCGCTGGAACGGGTGCGTCAGCTGTTCGCCCAGGCGCTCGCGTATCCGCTGCCGCAGGATGTCGCCGACTACGGGCTCGATCGCGAGCAGATGGCGGCGCCCAGCGACCAGCCCTACCTGCTGTTTCTGCACGGCACCACCTGGCCGAGCAAGCACTGGCCGGAAGCCTACTGGCGCGAGCTGGCCGAGCGCATGAGCGATTTCGGCTGGGCGATCCGCCTGCCGTGGGGCAATGCCGAGGAGAAAGCGCGGGCCGAGCGCATCGTCAGCGGCATAGCCAACGCCGCGGTGCTGCCGAAGCTCAATCTTGCCGGGGTCGCCCGGGTTATCGCCGGTGCGCGCGCCTGCGTCGCGGTGGATACCGGCCTCGGCCACCTGGCCGCGGCGCTGGATGTGCCGAGTATTTCGCTCTATGGTCCGACCTTGCCCGGGCGGGTCGGTGCCTATGGCCGCTCCCAGGTGCACCTGTGTGCCAGCGGACCGAACGCTGGTCGCGGTGACCGGCACAAGCCCTGTTTCGACGACCTGCGCCCCGAGCGCGTCGTCACCGAACTGAAAGCCCTGCTGCGGGCCCCGGAGTCCGTCTGA
- the waaF gene encoding lipopolysaccharide heptosyltransferase II, which yields MNILIVGPSWVGDMVMAQTLFVCLKQRHPDCQIDVLAPEWSRPILERMPEVRQALSFPVGHGVLDMATRRKVAQSLRGQYQQAILLPNSLKSALVPFFAGIPKRTGWRGEMRFGLLNDMRKLDKQRYPLMIERFMALAFEPGAELPKPYPNPSLRIDTATRDAALARFGLSLDRPVLALCPGAEFGESKRWPAEHFAKVAELKIRDGWQVWLFGSKNDHPVGEQILERLIPGLREEAVNLAGQTSLAEAIDLLSCADAVVSNDSGLMHVSAALGRPLAAVYGSTSPAFTPPLSEQVEVVRLGLDCSPCFERTCRFGHNNCMRELKPRAVIEALDRLVPQSVEVR from the coding sequence ATGAACATACTGATCGTAGGACCCAGCTGGGTTGGCGACATGGTGATGGCGCAGACGCTGTTCGTCTGCCTGAAACAGCGCCATCCCGACTGCCAGATCGACGTGCTGGCGCCTGAGTGGAGCCGGCCGATTCTCGAGCGCATGCCCGAGGTACGCCAGGCCCTGAGCTTTCCGGTCGGGCACGGCGTGCTCGACATGGCGACCCGGCGCAAGGTCGCGCAGAGCCTGCGCGGTCAGTACCAGCAGGCGATCCTGCTGCCCAACTCCCTGAAGTCGGCGCTGGTGCCGTTCTTCGCCGGTATCCCCAAGCGCACGGGCTGGCGCGGCGAGATGCGTTTCGGCCTGCTCAACGACATGCGCAAGCTCGACAAGCAGCGCTACCCGCTGATGATCGAGCGCTTCATGGCGCTGGCCTTCGAGCCGGGCGCCGAGCTGCCCAAGCCGTATCCGAACCCCTCGCTGCGCATCGACACCGCGACTCGCGACGCCGCCCTGGCACGTTTCGGCCTGAGTCTGGACCGGCCGGTGCTGGCGCTGTGCCCCGGTGCCGAGTTCGGCGAATCCAAGCGCTGGCCGGCGGAACACTTCGCCAAGGTGGCCGAGCTGAAGATCCGGGACGGCTGGCAGGTCTGGCTGTTCGGCTCGAAGAACGATCACCCGGTCGGTGAGCAGATCCTCGAGCGGTTGATTCCGGGGTTGCGCGAAGAGGCCGTGAACCTCGCCGGGCAGACCAGCCTGGCCGAGGCGATCGATCTGCTGTCCTGTGCCGATGCCGTGGTGTCCAACGACTCCGGTCTGATGCATGTCTCCGCAGCGCTCGGCCGGCCGTTGGCGGCGGTCTATGGTTCCACCTCGCCAGCCTTCACCCCGCCGCTTTCCGAGCAGGTCGAAGTGGTGCGCCTGGGGCTCGACTGCAGTCCCTGTTTCGAGCGCACCTGCCGCTTCGGCCACAACAATTGCATGCGCGAGCTGAAGCCGCGCGCGGTGATCGAGGCGCTGGATCGTCTGGTCCCGCAGTCGGTCGAGGTACGCTGA
- the ilvE gene encoding branched-chain-amino-acid transaminase, which translates to MSMADRDGVIWYDGELVQWRDATTHVLTHTLHYGMGVFEGVRAYNTPDGTAIFRLQAHTDRLFDSAHIMNMPMPYSKEEINEATRAAVRENNLESAYIRPMVFYGSEGMGLRASGLKVHVIVAAWHWGAYMGDEALELGIKVRTSSFTRHHVNITMTRAKSNGAYINSMLALQEAISGGADEALMLDPEGYVAEGSGENIFIIKDGVIYTPEVTACLNGITRGTVLTLAAEHGLKVVEKRITRDEVYIADEAFFTGTAAEVTPIREVDGRAIGIGRRGPITEKLQKAYFDLVTGKTDAHAEWRTLVK; encoded by the coding sequence ATGTCGATGGCCGATCGTGATGGCGTCATCTGGTATGACGGCGAACTGGTGCAGTGGCGCGATGCGACCACCCATGTGCTGACCCATACCCTGCACTATGGCATGGGCGTGTTCGAAGGTGTTCGCGCCTACAACACCCCGGACGGCACGGCGATCTTCCGCCTGCAGGCGCACACCGACCGCCTGTTCGATTCGGCGCACATCATGAACATGCCGATGCCGTACTCGAAGGAAGAGATCAACGAGGCGACCCGCGCCGCAGTGCGCGAGAACAACCTGGAAAGCGCCTACATCCGCCCGATGGTGTTCTACGGAAGCGAAGGTATGGGCCTGCGCGCCAGCGGTCTGAAGGTGCACGTGATCGTCGCGGCCTGGCACTGGGGCGCCTACATGGGCGACGAGGCGCTTGAGCTGGGCATCAAGGTGCGCACCAGTTCCTTCACCCGTCACCACGTCAACATCACCATGACCCGCGCCAAGTCCAACGGTGCCTACATCAACTCGATGCTGGCCCTGCAGGAAGCCATTTCCGGCGGCGCCGACGAAGCGCTGATGCTGGACCCCGAAGGCTATGTGGCCGAGGGCTCGGGCGAGAACATCTTCATCATCAAGGATGGCGTGATCTACACCCCGGAAGTCACCGCCTGCCTGAACGGCATCACCCGCGGCACCGTGCTGACCCTGGCCGCCGAGCACGGCCTGAAGGTGGTCGAGAAGCGCATCACCCGCGACGAGGTGTACATCGCCGACGAAGCCTTCTTCACCGGTACCGCAGCCGAAGTCACGCCGATCCGCGAAGTGGACGGCCGCGCCATCGGTATCGGCCGTCGCGGCCCGATCACCGAGAAGCTGCAGAAAGCCTACTTCGATCTGGTCACCGGCAAGACTGATGCCCACGCCGAATGGCGGACCCTGGTCAAGTAA
- the glnE gene encoding bifunctional [glutamate--ammonia ligase]-adenylyl-L-tyrosine phosphorylase/[glutamate--ammonia-ligase] adenylyltransferase yields the protein MSLPSLVALPPSLLPFVSRAEESFLAAAGNLSEALAARCRAWLAEHSEAFARVCAASDFVSEQVSRDPQMLLQLAELGWLDRSLEAGELRDALSELVAACDNEDTLALTLRRFRSRQQVRIIWRDLTRQAGLAETCRDLSDLADASVDLAYHWLYARHCEQFGVPTGRRSGNPQHMVILGMGKLGAHELNLSSDIDLIFGYPEGGETVGAKRSLDNQEFFVRLGQRLIKALDAITVDGFAFRVDMRLRPYGSSGPLVYSFNALEQYYQDQGRDWERYAMIKARVIGGDQQAGKELLEMLRPFVYRRYLDFSAIEALRTMKQLIQQEVRRKGMASNIKLGAGGIREVEFIAQAFQLIHGGRDLSLQQRPLLGVLATLEGQGYLPAAAVAELREGYEFLRYTEHALQAIADRQTQMLPDNEVDCARVAFMLGFDGWAAFHEQLLYWRGRIDWHFRQVIADPDEDENAEGEALVGGEWLPLWEQDWDEEFACRQLSEAGFRDGQGACQRLAALRNASQVRTMQRLGRERLDAFIPRLLAQAVEQDDPDLVLERVLPLVEAVARRSAYLVLLTENPGALQRLLELCAASPWIAEQIARFPLLLDELLNAGRLYSPPLAPELAAELRERLMRIPEDDLEQQMEALRHFKLAHRLRVAASEIAGTLPLMKVSDYLTWLAEAILQEVLTLAWRHTVARHGQPQRSDGTLCDPAFVIVGYGKVGGIELGHGSDLDLVFIHDGDPAAETNGAKPIDTAQFFTRLGQRIIHLLTTQTTSGQLYEVDMRLRPSGASGLLVSSLGAFERYQSQEAWTWEHQALVRARVLVGCPQLTADFERVRAGVLGRERDLEALRREVSEMRAKMRDNLGTRVTHAGTAEQAFDAAAEFNLKQDAGGIVDIEFMVQYAALAWSHQHPELLRYTDNIRILDGLEQAGLMTGDEVRLLQDAYKAYRAAAHRQSLQKQPGVVSGDQFHDERRAVMRIWRELGLS from the coding sequence ATGAGTCTGCCGTCGCTGGTTGCATTGCCGCCCTCACTCCTGCCTTTTGTCAGTCGTGCGGAGGAGTCGTTCCTCGCGGCTGCCGGCAACCTGTCGGAAGCGCTTGCGGCACGATGCCGCGCCTGGCTGGCCGAGCATAGCGAGGCGTTCGCCCGGGTCTGCGCGGCGAGTGACTTCGTCAGCGAACAGGTTAGCCGAGATCCACAGATGCTGCTGCAGCTGGCCGAGCTGGGCTGGCTGGATCGGTCGCTGGAAGCCGGCGAACTGCGCGATGCGCTGAGCGAGCTGGTTGCCGCCTGTGACAATGAGGACACCCTGGCGCTGACGCTACGGCGCTTCCGTAGCCGCCAGCAGGTGCGCATCATCTGGCGCGATCTGACCCGCCAGGCGGGCCTGGCCGAGACCTGTCGCGACCTTTCCGATCTGGCCGATGCCAGCGTCGATCTGGCCTATCACTGGCTCTACGCCCGCCATTGCGAGCAATTCGGCGTGCCCACCGGCCGGCGCAGCGGCAACCCGCAGCACATGGTGATTCTCGGCATGGGCAAGCTGGGCGCACATGAACTGAACCTGTCCTCCGACATCGACCTGATCTTCGGCTATCCGGAGGGCGGCGAGACCGTCGGCGCCAAGCGCTCGCTGGACAATCAGGAATTCTTCGTCCGCCTTGGCCAGCGGCTGATCAAGGCATTGGACGCCATCACCGTCGACGGCTTCGCCTTCCGCGTCGACATGCGTCTGCGTCCGTACGGCTCGTCCGGGCCGTTGGTCTACAGCTTCAATGCGCTGGAGCAGTACTACCAGGATCAGGGGCGCGACTGGGAGCGCTACGCCATGATCAAGGCGCGGGTCATCGGCGGCGACCAGCAGGCCGGCAAGGAGCTGCTGGAGATGCTGCGACCCTTCGTCTACCGGCGTTACCTGGACTTCTCCGCCATCGAGGCGCTGCGCACCATGAAGCAGCTGATCCAGCAGGAAGTGCGGCGCAAGGGCATGGCTTCGAATATCAAGCTGGGTGCCGGTGGCATCCGCGAGGTCGAGTTCATCGCTCAGGCCTTTCAGCTGATCCACGGAGGGCGTGATCTCAGCCTGCAGCAGCGTCCGTTGCTCGGTGTGCTGGCCACCCTGGAGGGGCAGGGTTATCTGCCGGCCGCGGCAGTGGCCGAACTGCGCGAAGGCTATGAATTCCTGCGCTATACCGAGCATGCGCTGCAGGCGATCGCCGACCGTCAGACGCAGATGCTGCCGGACAACGAGGTGGACTGTGCGCGGGTGGCGTTCATGCTCGGCTTCGACGGTTGGGCGGCGTTCCATGAGCAACTGCTGTACTGGCGCGGGCGCATCGACTGGCATTTCCGCCAGGTCATCGCCGACCCGGATGAGGACGAGAATGCCGAGGGCGAGGCGCTGGTCGGCGGCGAATGGCTGCCGCTGTGGGAGCAGGACTGGGACGAGGAGTTCGCCTGCCGCCAGCTGTCCGAGGCCGGTTTCCGTGATGGCCAGGGCGCCTGTCAGCGGCTCGCCGCGCTGCGCAACGCCAGCCAGGTACGCACCATGCAGCGTCTCGGCCGCGAGCGTCTGGATGCCTTCATTCCACGGCTGCTGGCGCAGGCCGTCGAGCAGGACGATCCGGATCTGGTGCTCGAACGCGTACTGCCGCTGGTGGAAGCGGTCGCCCGGCGTTCGGCCTACCTGGTCCTGCTGACTGAAAATCCCGGGGCGCTGCAGCGCTTGCTCGAGCTCTGCGCAGCCAGCCCGTGGATCGCCGAGCAGATTGCACGCTTCCCGCTGTTGCTTGACGAGCTGCTCAACGCCGGTCGTCTGTACAGCCCGCCGCTGGCGCCGGAACTGGCGGCTGAACTGCGCGAACGGCTGATGCGCATTCCCGAAGATGACCTCGAGCAGCAGATGGAGGCGCTGCGGCATTTCAAGCTGGCGCACCGGCTGCGGGTTGCCGCTTCGGAAATCGCCGGGACGCTGCCCTTGATGAAGGTCAGCGACTACCTGACCTGGCTGGCGGAGGCGATCCTGCAGGAAGTGTTGACCCTCGCCTGGCGCCACACCGTCGCGCGTCATGGCCAGCCACAGCGCAGCGATGGCACGCTCTGCGATCCGGCGTTCGTCATCGTCGGTTACGGCAAGGTCGGTGGCATCGAACTCGGGCATGGTTCGGATCTGGATCTGGTGTTCATCCACGACGGCGACCCCGCCGCCGAGACCAATGGCGCCAAGCCCATCGATACCGCGCAGTTCTTCACTCGCCTGGGCCAGCGCATCATCCATCTGCTCACCACCCAGACCACCTCCGGCCAGCTCTATGAAGTGGACATGCGGCTGCGCCCGTCCGGCGCTTCCGGGCTGCTGGTCAGCTCGCTGGGCGCCTTCGAGCGCTACCAGAGCCAGGAGGCCTGGACCTGGGAACACCAGGCGTTGGTGCGCGCGCGGGTGCTGGTCGGCTGCCCGCAGCTGACGGCCGACTTCGAACGGGTCCGCGCCGGTGTGCTGGGTCGCGAACGCGATCTCGAGGCGCTGCGCCGCGAGGTCAGCGAGATGCGCGCGAAGATGCGTGACAACCTCGGCACCCGCGTGACGCATGCTGGAACCGCCGAGCAGGCCTTCGACGCCGCTGCCGAGTTCAATCTCAAGCAGGACGCCGGTGGTATCGTGGATATCGAATTTATGGTGCAATACGCGGCTTTGGCGTGGTCGCACCAGCATCCCGAACTGCTGCGCTATACCGATAACATCCGCATTCTCGATGGGTTGGAGCAGGCCGGGTTGATGACCGGCGATGAGGTGCGGCTGCTGCAGGACGCCTACAAGGCGTACCGTGCCGCGGCCCACCGGCAATCACTGCAGAAGCAGCCCGGAGTGGTGAGTGGGGATCAATTCCACGACGAGCGTCGCGCAGTCATGCGGATCTGGCGCGAGCTGGGGCTCAGCTGA
- the aceE gene encoding pyruvate dehydrogenase (acetyl-transferring), homodimeric type, producing the protein MQDLDPVETQEWLDALESVLDREGEDRAHYLMTRMGELATRSGTPLPYGITTPYRNTIPVTREAKMPGDLFMERRIRSLVRWNALAMVMRANLKDPDLGGHISTFASSATLYDIGFNYFFQAPTEEHGGDLIYYQGHASPGIYARAFLEGRLTEEQMLNFRQEVDGKGLSSYPHPHLMPDFWQFPTVSMGLGPITAIYQARFMKYLENRGFIPKGKQRVWCFIGDGECDEPETLGAISLAGRENLDNLVFVINCNLQRLDGPVRGNSKIIQELEGVFKGANWNVNKVVWGRLWDPLFAADEDGRMQRRMDEAIDGEYQNYKAKDGAYVRKHFFGADPELLKRVESMSDEEVWKLNRGGHDPYKVYAAYHQAVNHKGQPTVILAKTIKGYGTGAGEAKNIAHNTKKVDIDSLKKFRDRFDIPVNDSQLEELPFYRPAEDSAEMKYLRKCRDKLGGHLPQRRPKSFSIPTPPLETLKAVLDGSGDREISTTMAFGRILSQLVKDKDLGKRIVPILADEARTFGMEGMFRQLGIYSPVGQLYEPVDRDQVMYYREEKDGQILQEGLNEAGAFSSFIAAGTAYSNYNQPMLPVYIFYSMFGFQRIGDLAWAAGDAQTRGFLLGGTSGRTTLNGEGLQHEDGHSHILASTIPNCRSYDPTYGYELAVIMHHGMHEMMEQQKSVYYYITVMNENYQQPAMPQGVEDGIIKGMYLLEEAKGDFKHRVQLLGSGTILREVRAAVDILAKMGVGADVWSVTSFNELRRDGLAVDRWNRLHPTEEPRKSYVQQCLEGREGPVIASTDYMKLFADQIRQWVPSREYQVLGTDGFGRSDSRAKLRDFFEVDRRWVTVAALQALADRGAIERTVVANAITEFGIDPEKRNPLDC; encoded by the coding sequence ATGCAAGATCTCGATCCCGTCGAAACCCAGGAATGGCTGGACGCCCTCGAGTCCGTCCTCGACCGCGAGGGTGAAGACCGCGCTCACTACCTGATGACCCGGATGGGCGAACTGGCCACACGTAGCGGTACTCCGCTGCCCTACGGCATCACCACGCCGTACCGCAACACCATCCCCGTCACCCGTGAAGCCAAGATGCCCGGCGACCTGTTCATGGAGCGTCGAATCCGCTCCCTGGTCCGCTGGAATGCTCTGGCCATGGTGATGCGTGCGAATCTGAAGGATCCGGACCTGGGCGGCCACATCTCCACCTTTGCCTCCAGCGCGACGCTCTACGACATCGGCTTCAACTACTTCTTCCAGGCGCCGACCGAAGAGCATGGCGGCGACCTGATCTACTACCAGGGCCACGCCTCCCCCGGCATTTACGCCCGCGCCTTCCTGGAAGGCCGCCTGACCGAAGAGCAGATGCTCAACTTCCGCCAGGAAGTCGATGGCAAGGGTCTGTCGAGCTACCCGCACCCGCACCTGATGCCAGACTTCTGGCAGTTCCCGACCGTGTCCATGGGCCTCGGCCCGATCACTGCGATCTACCAGGCACGTTTCATGAAGTACCTGGAAAACCGCGGCTTCATTCCGAAAGGCAAGCAGCGCGTCTGGTGCTTCATCGGTGACGGCGAATGCGACGAGCCGGAAACCCTCGGCGCCATTTCCCTGGCCGGCCGTGAGAATCTCGACAACCTGGTGTTCGTCATCAACTGCAACCTGCAGCGTCTGGACGGCCCGGTGCGCGGCAACAGTAAGATCATTCAGGAACTGGAAGGCGTGTTCAAAGGCGCCAACTGGAACGTCAACAAGGTGGTCTGGGGTCGCCTGTGGGATCCGCTGTTCGCCGCCGACGAAGACGGCCGCATGCAGCGGCGCATGGACGAGGCGATCGACGGGGAATACCAGAACTACAAGGCCAAAGACGGCGCCTATGTGCGCAAACACTTCTTTGGTGCTGACCCCGAGCTGCTCAAGCGTGTCGAGAGCATGTCCGACGAGGAAGTCTGGAAGCTCAACCGCGGCGGCCACGATCCGTACAAGGTCTATGCGGCCTATCACCAGGCGGTCAACCACAAAGGCCAGCCAACGGTCATCCTCGCCAAGACCATCAAGGGCTACGGCACCGGTGCCGGTGAGGCGAAGAACATCGCCCACAACACCAAGAAAGTCGATATCGACAGCCTGAAGAAATTCCGCGATCGCTTCGACATCCCGGTCAACGACTCGCAACTCGAGGAGCTGCCGTTCTATCGCCCGGCCGAAGACAGCGCGGAAATGAAGTACCTGCGCAAGTGCCGCGACAAGCTGGGCGGGCATCTGCCGCAGCGCCGGCCGAAGAGCTTCAGCATCCCGACACCGCCGCTGGAGACCCTCAAGGCAGTGCTCGACGGCTCCGGTGACCGCGAGATTTCCACCACCATGGCCTTCGGCCGCATCCTCTCGCAGCTGGTCAAGGACAAGGATCTCGGCAAGCGTATCGTGCCGATTCTCGCCGACGAGGCGCGCACTTTCGGCATGGAAGGCATGTTCCGCCAGCTGGGTATCTACTCACCGGTGGGGCAGCTGTACGAGCCGGTCGACCGCGACCAGGTGATGTACTACCGCGAAGAGAAAGACGGCCAGATCCTCCAGGAAGGTCTGAACGAAGCCGGTGCGTTCTCCTCGTTCATCGCCGCAGGTACCGCCTACAGCAACTACAACCAGCCGATGCTGCCGGTCTACATCTTCTACTCGATGTTCGGCTTCCAGCGGATCGGCGACCTGGCCTGGGCGGCCGGCGATGCCCAGACCCGCGGCTTCCTGCTGGGCGGCACTTCCGGGCGCACCACGCTCAACGGTGAAGGCCTGCAGCACGAGGACGGCCACAGCCACATCCTCGCCAGCACCATCCCCAACTGCCGCAGCTATGACCCTACCTACGGCTACGAGCTGGCGGTCATCATGCACCACGGCATGCACGAGATGATGGAGCAGCAGAAGAGCGTCTACTACTACATCACCGTGATGAACGAGAACTACCAGCAGCCGGCCATGCCGCAGGGTGTCGAGGACGGCATCATCAAGGGCATGTACCTGCTCGAAGAAGCCAAGGGCGACTTCAAGCACCGTGTGCAGCTGCTGGGTTCGGGCACGATCCTGCGCGAAGTCCGCGCCGCGGTGGACATCCTCGCCAAGATGGGCGTGGGCGCCGACGTCTGGAGCGTGACCAGCTTCAACGAACTGCGCCGTGACGGTCTGGCGGTGGATCGCTGGAATCGTTTGCACCCGACCGAGGAGCCGCGCAAGAGCTACGTCCAGCAGTGCCTGGAAGGTCGCGAAGGCCCGGTCATCGCCTCGACCGACTACATGAAGCTGTTCGCCGACCAGATCCGTCAGTGGGTGCCGTCGCGCGAATATCAGGTGCTCGGCACTGACGGCTTCGGCCGCAGCGACTCGCGCGCCAAGCTGCGTGATTTCTTCGAGGTCGACCGTCGTTGGGTGACTGTGGCCGCACTGCAAGCACTCGCCGATCGCGGCGCCATCGAACGCACCGTGGTGGCCAACGCCATCACCGAGTTCGGTATCGACCCCGAGAAGCGCAATCCGCTGGATTGCTGA